The window NNNNNNNNNNNNNNNNNNNNNNNNNNNNNNNNNNNNNNNNNNNNNNNNNNNNNNNNNNNNNNNAGGTTCTGGAGACTCACGTCCGGATCACCAGCATCAGGCTGTATCCAAAGCTCCCGATTCCCACCAAAAGGTAGGACAGAGGCAACCTGAACTTTAGCGGACCGATGGTTCTCTTGTCGTCGTAATATCCGTAGAACAGGACMGAGTATTTACAGTATCCCTGAAAGGTAGAGAAGGGTTTTCAGAACAGCAGGGAGTTGGCCCAGTGGGTATGGTAGCTTTCTCTTATGGAAGCGTCAAAGTCTTCTCATCTTCTGAGTAGAARATTTGGGCAATGTTGCCAGATTGGGTGGATTTCCATCCAATTGGGTTGGTCACATCATTGAATAAagagctttagcattagcttccattAAATACCTTATTTATGTAGAGCTTTAGAGTTACCTAAACTAATGTTTCTGATTACTGATTTAGGGTTAGCACAGCTAACTTTTTTGTTGTGCACTAATCACTGAAGTAAGAATGTTTCAACCGATAAAGCAACAAATAATCTTGCGTAAATGTGGGACAAACAGTCCCACTTTGGACNAGTAACTCACCTCAGGAATGACGACGAGTCCAAAGGTGAGACCAAACAGGACGAGATTCATGCCGTACATCCAGCGCAGGAAGATGAAGTAAGAAGCGACTGATGAGCCGAAGTGGCCTAAAGattcagaaacacatttttaaatatggcGTTTACCGAATCCGATTCGTTTTCTGTTAAACTAAACTTACTTTCCACCTCTTTAATCTTCCTCTCCCAGGGGATGCAGGCTGTTCTGAAATTCTCAAAATCTCTCTGAAACTTAAtccatttctaaaacaaaacatgacaaagcaCATAGTCTGAAAACGAAAGctaaatcaaagaaaataagacaaaatttagctgtttttttttttatcctaacCTTGGTCATCATCACTTTGTAGGCGTACCACTTCCTGCCTTTTCCTTTCCCCAGAGCGCCTTCAAACTTATCCACAAATTGTTGAGCTTCCCTGCAGAGCAACATATAACACTCAATAAACTCCAACAATATGCAGATGATGCAGTGGTTGGTTTATAACAGTTGcacacaaaaacctcaaaaacattatttttaaatgtgtaataaattttagcttattatatatatatatatatatatatatgtatatatattagCTATTAGCTTGATGCTCTtgggcgccccctggtggtgtggaggtcctaagcagctgcttaagTTGCATTGATTTGGTCCGGCGCTGTTCACATTGACACAAACATTGAAGAATCTGAGTTTTTGTGACGTTACTTTAAAAGAACGAGCCTCCGCTTCATCCGCCAAGGCTTGTTTCTGATGGTGGCaatcagcttcttcttctcctccacctcctccatcaGCCGTGCCATCTCCCCCTCCGACATggactcctcctcctcgtctgaGTTCGAGTTGGAGTCCGACGAACTGCAGGAGAAATGGAGCCAAGTTAGTTTTTAAACGTAAGAAATTTAACGTTCGCTTCCCAGTTTAAAGCAAAGTCTGTTAAAAGTGaccagaaaatacattttaggaaAACAACTTGTATGGAGCTATATGACAGTCATATTGATAAATTTATGTTCacactagaggtgtgccgatcgatcggccaccgatcataaggatgaaaaagtgaaaaagtgtatgatcggtgatcNCCGATGATAAGGGCAGTTCTTCTGCttggaaggaaaatataaagaaaggaagaaataaatgtcttttcttATACTCACATTGAAGTCCATGAGAACTGAATAATCCTGAGCCGTGTCCTGCTCTGCTCTCGGTACCGTCTTTCTGGGAATGGACCCATAAGGAAGACCCATGAGGACCTGGACAGTTTGatgtaaaaagttaatttcttctcttttttacaACGGCCTGTTAGGTTACATTTCTAAGTGTGAAAGGTCGCAAACTTggtagaaaaatatgaaaacaaattgaagaaaaataacttggaaatgtttgggattgaaaagtcaaaattattcaaggatttttttttatttctaaagttgtacattttttacttttcacagttttttattatattatatattatataatattatgagattaatctaaaaagttcagatttttttctagcaaattttcaactcagctctgaaattttacttttttgtagaaaatttctgaaattaatctaaaaatgttagtCTTATTTATcaaattgaactttttaaacCCTTtaatttccacgttttttttctagacaatTACTAATATGGAACTAATKtttttttggtttttttaagaaaaatttcaacttttgaatctcagaaattttcaactttttttatagaaatttctgaaattaatcttaaaatccctgagttttttctttaaaattttagaCCTTTGAAACCNNNNNNNNNNNNNNNNNNNNNNNNNNNNNNNNNNNNNNNNNNNNNNNNNNNNNNNNNNNNNNNNNNNNNNNNNNNNNNNNNNNNNNNNNNNNNNNNNNNNNNNNNNNNNNNNNNNNNNNNNNNNNNNNNNNNNNNNNNNNNNNNNNNNNNNNNNNNNNNNNNNNNNNNNNNNNNNNNNNNNNNNNNNNNNNNNNNNNNNNNNNNNNNNNNNNNNNNNNNNNNNNNNNNNNNNNNNNNNNNNNNNNNNNNNNNNNNNNNNNNNNNNNNNNNNNNNNNNNNNNNNNNNNNNNNNNNNNNNNNNNNNNNNNNNNNNNNNNNNNNNNNNNNNNNNNNNNNNNNNNNNNNNNNNNNNNNNNNNNNNNNNNNNNNNNNNNNNNNNNNNNNNNNNNNNNNNNNNNNNNNNNNNNNNNNNNNNNNNNNNNNNNNNNNNNNNNNNNNNNNNNNNNNNNNNNNNNNNNNNNNNNNNNNNNNNNNNNNNNNNNNNNNNNNNNNNNNNNNNNNNNNNNNNNNNNNNNNNNNNNNNNNNNNNNNNNNNNNNNNNNNNNNNNNNNNNNNNNNNNNNNNNNNNNNNNNNNNNNNNNNNNNNNNNNNNNNNNNNNNNNNNNNNNNNNNNNNNNNNNNNNNNNNNNNNNNNNNNNNNNNNNNNNNNNNNNNNNNNNNNNNNNNNNNNNNNNNNNNNNNNNNNNNNNNNNNNNNNNNNNNNNNNNNNNNNNNNNNNNNNNNNNNNNNNNNNNNNNNNNNNNNNNNNNNNNNNNNNNNNNNNNNNNNNNNNNNNNNNNNNNNNNNNNNNNNNNNNNNNNNNNNNNNNNNNNNNNNNNNNNNNNNNNNNNNNNNNNNNNNNNNNNNNNNNNNNNNNNNNNNNNNNNNNNNNNNNNNNNNNNNNNNNNNNNNNNNNNNNNNNNNNNNNNNNNNNNNNNNNNNNNNNNNNNNNNNNNNNNNNNNNNNNNNNNNNNNNNNNNNNNNNNNNNNNNNNNNNNNNNNNNNNNNNNNNNNNNNNNNNNNNNNNNNNNNNNNNNNNNNNNNNNNNNNNNNNNNNNNNNNNNNNNNNNNNNNNNNNNNNNNNNNNNNNNNNNNNNNNNNNNNNNNNNNNNNNNNNNNNNNNNNNNNNNNNNNNNNNNNNNNNNNNNNNNNNNNNNNNNNNNNNNNNNNNNNNNNNNNNNNNNNNNNNNNNNNNNNNNNNNNNNNNNNNNNNNNNNNNNNNNNNNNNNNNNNNNNNNNNNNNNNNNNNNNNNNNNNNNNNNNNNNNNNNNNNNNNNNNNNNNNNNNNNNNNNNNNNNNNNNNNNNNNNNNNNNNNNNNNNNNNNNNNNNNNNNNNNNNNNNNNNNNNNNNNNNNNNNNNNNNNNNNNNNNNNNNNNNNNNNNNNNNNNNNNNNNNNNNNNNNNNNNNNNNNNNNNNNNNNNNNNNNNNNNNNNNNNNNNNNNNNNNNNNNNNNNNNNNNNNNNNNNNNNNNNNNNNNNNNNNNNNNNNNNNNNNNNNNNNNNNNNNNNNNNNNNNNNNNNNNNNNNNNNNNNNNNNNNNNNNNNNNNNNNNNNNNNNNNNNNNNNNNNNNNNNNNNNNNNNNNNNNNNNNNNNNNNNNNNNNNNNNNNNNNNNNNNNNNNNNNNNNNNNNNNNNNNNNNNNNNNNNNNNNNNNNNNNNNNNNNNNNNNNNNNNNNNNNNNNNNNNNNNNNNNNNNNNNNNNNNNNNNNNNNNNNNNNNNNNNNNNNNNNNNNNNNNNNNNNNNNNNNNNNNNNNNNNNNNNNNNNNNNNNNNNNNNNNNNNNNNNNNNNNNNNNNNNNNNNNNNNNNNNNNNNNNNNNNNNNNNNNNNNNNNNNNNNNNNNNNNNNNNNNNNNNNNNNNNNNNNNNNNNNNNNNNNNNNNNNNNNNNNNNNNNNNNNNNNNNNNNNNNNNNNNNNNNNNNNNNNNNNNNNNNNNNNNNNNNNNNNNNNNNNNNNNNNNNNNNNNNNNNNNNNNNNNNNNNNNNNNNNNNNNNNNNNNNNNNNNNNNNNNNNNNNNNNNNNNNNNNNNNNNNNNNNNNNNNNNNNNNNNNNNNNNNNNNNNNNNNNNNNNNNNNNNNNNNNNNNNNNNNNNNNNNNNNNNNNNNNNNNNNNNNNNNNNNNNNNNNNNNNNNNNNNNNNNNNNNNNNNNNNNNNNNNNNNNNNNNNNNNNNNNNNNNacataatgtaaccggtagtgtttatgattaaaaaaaataataatgtgaacGATAtcggtgatcggaatcggtatcggcaggaaaaaacctgatcggcacatctctagttcacacagattttaaacctttatttaactTGCACAACTTTTGTTACTACATCCCTTTTTCTAAGcctgaactgaaaaaaaattaaatgttttcaaagaaaaacactctgCTAGTTTTTGGTTATAAATTGAtgctttttggtgtctgaaaaacgAGTAgcttcaaaaacctcctgaatgTAATATCACAAATCACGCGGCaccgtttcctagcaaccccagcggagttccgcccgttacctagcaaccccagcgaYGTTCGGCCTGTTACCTAGCAGCCTCAGCAGAGTTCAGCCCGTTATCTAGCAAGcaaagcagagctccagcacatttcgttagctggttttaccgctgtacaatggctgctggaaaagacaaagtcttttgttgttgacttgccatccagaaatcacttgatgcattcttgttggttgtgcaggaggttccacTTTTGCTtctcaaagatgtacagttgtatagaTAAAAGCTTATTatctaaaaatgttgttttctaacCTGTTCAGAGAGGAATAATGGGTCACCTTTAAAGGACCGACTGTAGTACTCAGAtcatccaccagagggcagcatgTTTGATTAAAGGGGAGGTGAAGGTTTAATATTAATACATTCTCCTACCTGTCaccctttttcttcttcttcttcttcttgtcgtCATCTTTATCTTTCCctttgtcttttcctttggCGTCCCCTTTCTTTCCCTTcccgctctcctcctccttccctcctttcttccctcctttctttcctttctttcctttcccaTCGTCGCTGTCGTCTTCATCACTGTCTTGAGCTTTGCCGCCTTTCTTCCGGTTCgctgctcctcctctcttcttcttaGGAGACTCATCTTCgctgtcatcatcatcatcgttgTTCTTACCCCCRCCCCGTTTATTGGCGGGCTTCCTCctgtttcctcctcttcctcgccccTTTGGAGCTTCATCTTCATCGTCGTCCTCTTCATCGCTGCCGGCCTTCTtacctcttcctcttcctctgcctcttcctcctcctcgtccacCTGCCGGCCTCCTGTTCGCTCTCTTCCGGCKGCCGCCGTCTAAacattaaatcacattaaacACAATATGAAATCCTGAGCTACAGAAGCAAATTAGAGCCaatttagacagaaaaaaggagcaaatttctgccaaaaaacttttttgtagattaatcaggaattttctagagaaaaaaatctgagtttgaATATTTGCTTGAAGATACGTAGAAATTTTGAGACaaatttcagaattaaaaacaactcagaaattcttaaataaatctcagaaattttctagaattttCTAGAAAWTTCAGAGTTGAATATTTGCTAGAAAGAATTGCAGAAAACTTGGAagttaatttcagaaattttctaaaaaatttttaaaaaaacttggaaattttttgagtttggttgaaaaaaacagacatttcgATATAAAcctcagaataaaaaaaaacctctcaaaatttaaataaaattcaaactcAGACGTTTCCaagttattttctaaaaattttaaaagataaatctctaaattctgagtttttgtaaaaaaaatttggggatttttcgaactcagaaatttgttttttctacaataaaaaactttgagataaatttcaaattttcaatttttttccagcaagttttttttacttttcaaacttcagaaatgtttatattaacCTCAAAGTTTCTGATTATTTTGgtgaaatgtactttttttcaaGAATCTACAACGGCCCTAAATACGCCGACATCGTGATCaaattataaaagtttttttactCACCATCGCTGTCGGTCACATCTTCATCTATATCGATTTCAACTGAGGAAAACCGTGgatgaaagaaaagttttatttattaaaggatTCATTTTGACAAACTTGTATGCagaatttatagaaaaatataaactgcaaaagcacaaaatcatattttgtttggtttctgctgcaaatatctcatcacacttgaaataagtaaAACTTGCTTAGAGGTGACATTTTATCAGCTtcttgttttacataaataatttaatattgatgaaaaagttccagttccactggcagattacttcacatgtaaaaacacattttccatgttattagtgaaaaaaatctgaaagtggcaccaactttttttactttacaaatttCTCAAATTAACCTCAAAATTTCAGGGggttttttctacaaattttctcttttgcagctccgaaatttccaagattttttccagaaaatttcttagattaatctaaaaattccTGGGGGGTTTTAAtagtaaatgtttgatttttctcattcataaatctccagtttttttttccttgaatatttctgagaatagtctgaaaaaaataagcagTTCTCAAATTTTccgattttttaaaataaattttttaccTACTCTGCCTAAGAtaacaaataatttagtaagcgactgaataaataagaaatcaatcaaaaataatcagctgCAAACCAAACTCATAATTTAGAAATCTTCCCAAAACAAAATCGAGCATATTTCAAATGAAACGTGGTTAAATTAAAGGCAGATTCCAGTTTTCGCCTCACCGTCCTCAGCCGCTGCGCTTCTTCTCGGCATGATCCTCTCTCTTTCCGTCGCCCTCCGTCTGCTCTGCCTCGGCTTCCCGCCCGAGCCCAACTCAGGTGACTARCAGCTCTGTTACCATGGCGACGGCCGCACGCAGGTGACAAAGGGCGTTTTGTTGTGAGGTGCagatctgtaaaaaataaattaatttaaaaaaaaaaaaaaggtgataaaGTAAAACCTCAGCTTTATTTCTCAGAGTGGGGGGTCGTGAAAAGGAGGCAGTCCCGTACCTGTCCAGGTGTAATGGACAGGTACGGGACAGGGTGTTCCTTTCCTGGGAACAAAAAGTTGGTAAAGAGTCGCTGAAACACTCTCACTCGGTCTGTCACCCGAGAGGACAGCGGCAGCCATCTTAAAGTTTTAATGAAGGTTTAGGTTTCCCTGTGAGAGGCTCATTTAGYGAGCTCTAAACACGAGCACGTGGCTCTGCATCTGAGAGGCTTCKWAGGAAGGCCAAAAGTGCCACAAATCGCAAKtttttttttaaacacaaaaagtcaCGCAAAAAATGTCGGTTTATGGCTTAGAAAGCAGTAAAATAGGGTGAAAATCCTGTCAAAACTACGCTTTTTACGCTATTGTAAGGACTATGTTCTAACAATTATACCGTTTATACTGGTCATGCATCTGAGAGTTGATTATNNNNNNNNNNNNNNNNNNNNNNNNNNNNNNNNNNNNNNNNNNNNNNNNNNNNNNNNNNNNNNNNNNNNNNNNNNNNNNNNNNNNNNNNNNNNNNNNNNNNNNNNNNNNNNNNNNNNNNNNNNNNNNNNNNNNNNNNNNNNNNNNNNNNNNNNNNNNNNNNNNNNNNNNNNNNNNNNNNNNNNNNNNNNNNNNNNNNNNNNNNNNNNNNNNNNNNNNNNNNNNNNNNNNNNNNNNNNNNNNNNNNNNNNNNNNNNNNNNNNNNNNNNNNNNNNNNNNNNNNNNNNNNNNNNNNNNNNNNNNNNNNNNNNNNNNNNNNNNNNNNNNNNNNNNNNNNNNNNNNNNNNNNNNNNNNNNNNNNNNNNNNNNNNNNNNNNNNNNNNNNNNNNNNNNNNNNNNNNNNNNNNNNNNNNNNNNNNNNNNNNNNNNNNNNNNNNNNNNNNNNNNNNNNNNNNNNNNNNNNNNNNNNNNNNNNNNNNNNNNNNNNNNNNNNNNNNNNNNNNNNNNNNNNNNNNNNNNNNNNNNNNNNNNNNNNNNNNNNNNNNNNNNNNNNNNNNNNNNNNNNNNNNNNNNNNNNNNNNNNNNNNNNNNNNNNNNNNNNNNNNNNNNNNNNNNNNNNNNNNNNNNNNNNNNNNNNNNNNNNNNNNNNNNNNNNNNNNNNNNNNNNNNNNNNNNNNNNNNNNNNNNNNNNNNNNNNNNNNNNNNNNNNNNNNNNNNNNNNNNNNNNNNNNNNNNNNNNNNNNNNNNNNNNNNNNNNNNNNNNNNNNNNNNNNNNNNNNNNNNNNNNNNNNNNNNNNNNNNNNNNNNNNNNNNNNNNNNNNNNNNNNNNNNNNNNNNNNNNNNNNNNNNNNNNNNNNNNNNNNNNNNNNNNNNNNNNNNNNNNNNNNNNNNNNNNNNNNNNNNNNNNNNNNNNNNNNNNNNNNNNNNNNNNNNNNNNNNNNNNNNNNNNNNNNNNNNNNNNNNNNNNNNNNNNNNNNNNNNNNNNNNNNNNNNNNNNNNNNNNNNNNNNNNNNNNNNNNNNNNNNNNNNNNNNNNNNNNNNNNNNNNNNNNNNNNNNNNNNNNNNNNNNNNNNNNNNNNNNNNNNNNNNNNNNNNNNNNNNNNNNNNNNNNNNNNNNNNNNNNNNNNNNNNNNNNNNNNNNNNNNNNNNNNNNNNNNNNNNNNNNNNNNNNNNNNNNNNNNNNNNNNNNNNNNNNNNNNNNNNNNNNNNNNNNNNNNNNNNNNNNNNNNNNNNNNNNNNNNNNNNNNNNNNNNNNNNNNNNNNNNNNNNNNNNNNNNNNNNNNNNNNNNNNNNNNNNNNNNNNNNNNNNNNNNNNNNNNNNNNNNNNNNNNNNNNNNNNNNNNNNNNNNNNNNNNNNNNNNNNNNNNNNNNNNNNNNNNNNNNNNNNNNNNNNNNNNNNNNNNNNNNNNNNNNNNNNNNNNNNNNNNNNNNNNNNNNNNNNNNNNNNNNNNNNNNNNNNNNNNNNNNNNNNNNNNNNNNNNNNNNNNNNNNNNNNNNNNNNNNNNNNNNNNNNNNNNNNNNNNNNNNNNNNNNNNNNNNNNNNNNNNNNNNNNNNNNNNNNNNNNNNNNNNNNNNNNNNNNNNNNNNNNNNNNNNNNNNNNNNNNNNNNNNNNNNNNNNNNNNNNNNNNNNNNNNNNNNNNNNNNNNNNNNNNNNNNNNNNNNNNNNNNNNNNNNNNNNNNNNNNNNNNNNNNNNNNNNNNNNNNNNNNNNNNNNNNNNNNNNNNNNNNNNNNNNNNNNNNNNNNNNNNNNNNNNNNNNNNNNNNNNNNNNNNNNNNNNNNNNNNNNNNNNNNNNNNNNNNNNNNNNNNNNNNNNNNNNNNNNNNNNNGTAAAACTTTCAACCACCAATCAGTTAAATCATCGCTTCCCAACAACGTCacttcttaaagaaaaacaaaaaacaacaggtGAAAGATGAACCCCTTCCGAAACGAGTCGTACAAACTGACAACAACGGCAACAATCGGTCTTGAACGGTTTGAGGACTCGGTTAGAGCCCAACGCCACAGGAAGTGAAGSAAAAATGTTGGCAAAAATGTCTCCGAAAAGGAATCAGAGTTGTGGGTTTGTGTCTTGGCAGAAATCCAGACGGTTAATCGAATCTATTTTGCTACTCAAGCCAGCAGAGAGCAAGCGTAGACAGCCTGATAGTCCGGGCTAACGCTGTTACCGGGCAGATTTCAGCCCAATAGTCCGAGTTGGCGATGTTACCGGGCAGATTTCATCAGAAAAACCGGAGCRGGAAGCCATCAGCAGGATGTTTTTAAAGGGAAGCCACAGCTTAATCCGCCTCCTCCTCAGCCAGCATTAAAGCTCCAAACGCYGACGAGAAATCacgacaagaagaagaaaaatcctgttaacagaaaatgtgaaccGGGTCGGAACCAGAGGGAGAATGAAGGAAGAGAAGCCGAGTTCAGGTCCGTGTTCTGAAATCTGTTAAAAGTCCAACAGCGTTCATATTCTCTGGATCTTCTCGGCCACCACCATGGGGTTCTCCTTACGGATCTTGGCAGCGGCGTCGGCTTTGTAGTCGTACGGACAGTCGTGTTTGTCGGAGTAGCGGTGGACCCCGCAGAACAGATTCCCACAGCGGCAGCCGAAACCTGGAAGAGACGGACCGGATTTATTACCAGGATATGAGGACGGGATTTTAGACAAACATCaggaagtaaaaagaaaagaaaatcaggatGGAAGGATTTAGACTCTTATTTAcgactaaaaaaaaacctgcagttcCTTGTCAGAATGCTAAACGTCTGAATGAACGAACGCATCAGGAGCTGAACAGGTGAAACTATTCAATATGGAGGAAGGTGACATGGCTGAACTCaagagttttaaagaaaactgtaaaacctgCAGCGTTTATTCTCCCTTAAAYGCTGCGCTGCTACTTTTTTTGatgcagaaaatatttctgtagaGTGAAATTTGCACCAACAGAAacatttggggtttttttgcttttggaaaaagaagtaaaacgtgaaaaagcataaaaactcaaaacatggTTTTAGAAAAACTGCAAGAATCACTTGGAAGAAATTtacttaaaagcaaaaaatatttcagagcctaaaaatagaaactatataaagaaaaagctgaaatcaggtgaagcagaaagagctgaaaCACGTAAAGACAGAATCAGTGAAACCGTCACGTTGTCCCACCAGTGAGGCCGACTTTTTTGCGACACATAAAGCAGCGGTTCTTTTTGGGCTTGGTGGGTTCAGAGGGTCCGACTTCTTCACTGCCAGCAGTGGAGGGGAGAGGAACCGAACTGGGCGGCTGATTCACAACTGGAGacacaaacagattttaaaacaMGTTCAAAGTGATCTGTATAAAAACATGRTGATTATGATTCTGATTAAAACCTGCTGCTCCGTTTCCRGTACCAACCTGCTTCTGTGTCTTCTAGTTTGCTCCCTGATGCCGGTTTCTCCTGAGACGAGAGCCTCATTTCATTCATCTGCTGCGTTACCGCGGCGGCGGCCGAACTCccactgaggaagaggaggaggaggaggaagagcaacAAATCATGAAGTAGAAAAGGGTTTCATGTTCTCACTTTCTCCTCAGACtttctctgttcttttttatcCTCAACTTAATTCAGAAAATGAActagaatgtaaaaaaataaatcataatttatttttatttaaaaatatatttttcctacACTTGTTCAAACMAGGAGGAAACTAAATTTCACATCctagattttttatttgaaactttaTAAAAYCAGATTTCTAAAGTGTTTCGATACAGAAACTCAACAcatgagattattattttaggaaatttACCACAATGTGAAATACATTATGTAGCTCAATTACACAGCTAGATGTTTGGAAGCTTTTGTTTCYGTTAAACACGATGATTTTTCCACtcagttaataaaaatgacatttaaaattagaacgTTACATAAAGcctataaaaaacagaaatgtgtgattgattaaacatgttttataactgattaaaaggttattttcaaaattttatctgaaaaatgagACTCAACGGGACCCATtttatattataatttaatgagaaaattgagtggaaggaaaaactgcttGAAAAGCGCTAATAACTTCTTGAGActacataataaaattactgaataaaaaaaatgttgagtgTTTGTGAGGAGTTTCAAACTCAAGTTGTTTGGATACAATTTATTGTGAAAGAGCTTCAACAGGAAGTTCTTACCTGAGAGGATCTGCGGTGTCGGAggcagccgccgccgccgccgctgcctCAGCCGCCTCCTCTGCAGCAGCRACGGCGGCAGCTGCAGCGTTGTTCAAAGTGTCCTCTAAACTCTGGATGGCGGACTCCTCGGCTGTGGAGCTGCTGCCTGATGGAGGAACAAGATGGAGRATCAAGATGGAGGATCAAGattgagtaaaaatgtaaagcaggtgagcggagagaagCTGAGGTTCTCACCGATGGGGCTCAGAGAGCCGACGCCGCCGTTGTTCTGTCTCGACAGATGCTCCTTGTGGCAAACTGAGCACATGCCGTTGGTCCTGGGGTTGCCGTAGAAACCACAGCCAGTGGCGCACAGCATGGGAACCGGGCTCTGATTGGTCTCCTGGGCCATGGCAAAATGTCCGCCACTGACTGACAGATCCTGGAGATGCAAAACAGATTCATGCCAAAGATAGGGAAAATAATGAGGACAGATGGGTCACCGCACAGGGAAATTACAGGACGGTCAGCCGAGAAACAAACATATAGATTTAAACATAACTAACTATGACAGGGCCtggatagaaaaaaatacactaaagtcaaaataatacaagaa of the Poecilia reticulata strain Guanapo linkage group LG12, Guppy_female_1.0+MT, whole genome shotgun sequence genome contains:
- the LOC103473941 gene encoding AN1-type zinc finger protein 5-like produces the protein MAQETNQSPVPMLCATGCGFYGNPRTNGMCSVCHKEHLSRQNNGGVGSLSPIGSSSTAEESAIQSLEDTLNNAAAAAVAAAEEAAEAAAAAAAASDTADPLSGSSAAAAVTQQMNEMRLSSQEKPASGSKLEDTEAVVNQPPSSVPLPSTAGSEEVGPSEPTKPKKNRCFMCRKKVGLTGFGCRCGNLFCGVHRYSDKHDCPYDYKADAAAKIRKENPMVVAEKIQRI